One genomic segment of Prochlorococcus marinus str. MIT 0919 includes these proteins:
- a CDS encoding (2Fe-2S) ferredoxin domain-containing protein — protein MEISHHILLCASPSKALCCDPETGIKSWNRLKRVIRDLRLEEPNRKEGIVLRSKVDCLRVCKEGPIMLIWPDGIWYRRVNPDLIELIVKQHIIEGSPVKEFIFNQTLFKK, from the coding sequence ATGGAGATTAGTCACCATATTCTTCTTTGTGCATCACCTTCTAAAGCATTGTGCTGCGACCCTGAAACCGGAATAAAAAGTTGGAATAGGCTCAAAAGAGTAATAAGGGATTTAAGACTAGAAGAACCTAATAGAAAAGAAGGTATTGTTTTAAGAAGCAAAGTTGACTGTTTAAGAGTCTGCAAAGAGGGTCCTATAATGTTAATTTGGCCCGATGGGATTTGGTATAGACGAGTAAATCCAGACTTGATAGAATTAATAGTTAAACAACATATAATTGAAGGAAGTCCAGTAAAAGAATTTATATTTAATCAAACCTTGTTTAAAAAATAA
- a CDS encoding 1-deoxy-D-xylulose-5-phosphate reductoisomerase, producing the protein MKAISVLGSTGSIGTQTLQIAEEFPEQFKVVGLTAGRNLNLLIEQIQRHNPEVVALADESLVPQLQQLLKNLSLDEKPAKLPELFGGQEGLSIAASWDHADLVVTGIVGCAGLLPTLAAIKAGKDIALANKETLIAAGPVVLPELKRSGSRLLPADSEHSAIFQCLQGTPWAENARLSTGVPTPGLRSIQLTASGGAFRDWSIEDLEKATIKDATSHPNWSMGQKITVDSATLMNKGLEVIEAHYLFGLDYDQIGIVIHPQSIIHSMIELTDSSVLAQMGWPDMKLPILYAMSWPNRIETPWKRLNLPEIGEITFKEPNTVKYPCMGLAYSAGKLGGTMPAVLNAANEEAVALFLEEKIHFLNIPKAIEIACEKHKNDLKHNPQLNDVIYFDTWARKIVRESVEKDVQQFTR; encoded by the coding sequence GTGAAAGCCATCAGCGTGCTGGGCTCCACTGGTTCTATTGGCACCCAAACCCTCCAAATTGCTGAAGAGTTCCCAGAACAATTCAAAGTAGTTGGGTTAACTGCTGGGAGAAACCTAAATCTCCTAATAGAACAAATACAACGACATAATCCAGAAGTAGTTGCACTTGCGGATGAATCCCTTGTCCCTCAGCTGCAACAACTGTTAAAAAATCTATCCCTTGATGAAAAACCAGCGAAACTTCCAGAATTATTTGGTGGCCAAGAAGGACTAAGTATTGCTGCTTCATGGGATCACGCCGACCTTGTGGTTACTGGAATTGTCGGATGTGCTGGTCTTCTGCCTACTCTGGCGGCTATAAAAGCCGGGAAAGATATTGCTCTAGCTAATAAAGAAACTCTTATAGCTGCGGGACCTGTTGTACTACCTGAATTAAAGCGGAGTGGCAGCCGCCTACTACCAGCTGATTCAGAACACTCGGCAATATTTCAGTGTCTGCAAGGCACTCCTTGGGCAGAGAATGCACGACTTTCAACTGGAGTACCAACTCCAGGGCTCAGAAGTATTCAATTAACTGCTTCAGGCGGAGCGTTTCGGGACTGGTCCATTGAAGATCTAGAGAAGGCGACTATTAAGGATGCAACTAGTCACCCAAATTGGAGTATGGGCCAGAAAATAACCGTAGATTCAGCCACTCTTATGAACAAAGGGCTTGAGGTGATTGAAGCGCATTATTTATTTGGTCTTGATTACGATCAGATAGGGATAGTTATCCACCCTCAAAGCATTATTCACTCCATGATTGAGTTAACTGACTCCTCTGTTTTAGCTCAGATGGGTTGGCCTGACATGAAACTCCCAATTCTGTATGCCATGAGTTGGCCAAACAGAATTGAAACACCTTGGAAGAGATTAAATCTTCCTGAGATAGGGGAAATAACCTTCAAAGAACCAAACACCGTCAAATATCCTTGCATGGGACTTGCTTACTCAGCAGGCAAATTAGGTGGCACTATGCCAGCGGTTCTTAATGCAGCAAATGAAGAAGCAGTTGCATTGTTCCTAGAAGAAAAAATTCATTTTTTAAACATTCCAAAAGCAATTGAAATCGCATGCGAAAAGCATAAAAATGATTTAAAGCACAACCCACAATTAAATGATGTTATTTATTTTGATACTTGGGCCCGAAAAATAGTGAGGGAGTCTGTAGAAAAAGATGTCCAACAATTCACAAGATAG
- the cysS gene encoding cysteine--tRNA ligase: MSLKLTNTLSGQVELFKSLKPNEVNIYCCGVTVYDLCHLGHARSYIAWDTLRRYFIWQGYKVTFVQNFTDIDDKILNRAATENSTMHEVSERNIKEFYKDMDSLGILRPDRTPRATQCLDEIRSMIMNLEKKGAAYSTEGDVYFTVSKHSSYGKLSGRDLSKQQINPEGRVTDKEKARKHHPFDFALWKAAKDEEPSYPSPWGKGRPGWHIECSAMVLKELGETIDIHLGGTDLIFPHHENEIAQSETANGKKLANFWLHNGMVNVGGEKMSKSIGNFTTIRDLTDKGVTPMTIRFFVLQAHYRKPLDFTDEAIQAAATGWIGLNKALALGENHKGILKWSKSRNLKSPLTASEVSCLEGLNSLRQSFTDALNNDLNTASALAVLFELARPLKTIANQIEYEQLEVSRLTDDNSRNLNSRWITLVELADVLGLKNEPTKKVFSKDDSVPSMAYIQEAIKERRAAKSIRDYKKADQIRNELKEQGIELIDKSEGITDWKRI, from the coding sequence GTGTCCCTCAAATTAACAAACACACTTAGTGGGCAAGTCGAACTTTTCAAGTCACTGAAGCCTAATGAAGTAAATATCTATTGTTGTGGTGTTACCGTCTACGACCTTTGCCATCTTGGACATGCAAGAAGTTATATTGCATGGGACACTTTGCGTAGATATTTTATTTGGCAAGGTTATAAAGTAACCTTCGTTCAAAACTTTACAGATATTGACGACAAAATATTAAATCGAGCAGCTACAGAAAATTCAACTATGCATGAGGTCAGCGAGCGAAATATTAAAGAGTTCTATAAAGATATGGACTCATTAGGTATTTTACGGCCAGACCGAACTCCAAGAGCCACCCAATGTCTCGATGAGATCCGCTCTATGATTATGAATCTAGAGAAAAAAGGAGCAGCTTACTCAACAGAAGGAGATGTTTATTTTACAGTCAGTAAGCATAGTAGTTATGGGAAACTGAGCGGCAGAGACTTATCGAAGCAACAGATCAATCCAGAAGGACGTGTAACTGATAAAGAAAAAGCACGTAAACATCATCCTTTTGATTTTGCATTATGGAAAGCCGCAAAGGATGAAGAGCCAAGCTATCCTTCACCTTGGGGCAAAGGTCGTCCTGGTTGGCATATTGAATGCTCTGCAATGGTTCTAAAAGAATTAGGTGAAACAATAGATATTCATCTTGGTGGTACTGATCTTATATTCCCTCACCATGAAAATGAGATAGCTCAATCTGAAACGGCCAATGGTAAAAAGTTGGCAAATTTTTGGCTGCACAATGGAATGGTCAATGTGGGAGGAGAAAAAATGAGTAAGTCAATTGGAAACTTCACAACCATAAGAGACTTAACAGACAAAGGGGTTACGCCAATGACAATAAGATTTTTTGTATTGCAAGCACACTATAGAAAGCCTCTTGATTTTACTGATGAAGCAATACAGGCAGCAGCAACAGGGTGGATTGGATTAAACAAAGCACTTGCCTTAGGAGAAAATCACAAAGGAATCTTGAAATGGTCTAAATCAAGAAATTTAAAATCACCTCTTACAGCATCTGAAGTCTCTTGTTTAGAGGGGTTAAATTCATTACGTCAATCTTTCACAGATGCATTAAACAATGATTTGAACACCGCTTCAGCTCTGGCAGTTCTTTTTGAACTTGCTCGTCCATTAAAGACAATCGCAAATCAAATTGAATATGAGCAACTAGAAGTGAGCAGGCTTACTGATGATAATTCTAGAAATCTTAATTCCAGATGGATAACTCTTGTTGAATTAGCGGATGTTCTGGGGTTAAAAAATGAACCAACTAAAAAAGTATTTTCTAAAGACGATTCTGTCCCAAGCATGGCCTATATCCAAGAAGCGATTAAAGAAAGAAGAGCTGCAAAATCAATTCGGGATTATAAGAAAGCAGATCAAATAAGGAATGAACTAAAAGAGCAAGGTATTGAATTAATTGACAAGTCAGAAGGGATAACTGATTGGAAAAGAATTTAG
- a CDS encoding efflux RND transporter periplasmic adaptor subunit, with the protein MSFLLVMTGGGVLWKLGLGEENSRDITSYTMTAEQGMLSSVINASGELGAIKRININPDRQGLIEEIYIEEGDSVKMGQVIAKIVDKGLPFRLNELNAEFENKKSAYDRRKKLFTEGAISAEKYNEFQRDYLTSKARLDQIKVEKEQLLIKAPFSGVITARYAEPGSYVSPNSQASTNQSSSKRSVVEISYGLQVIAKVPESDIGRISKGQQATIRVEAFPDEIFDSVVENISPRAIKDNNVTSFEVKLSLVEPPQKLLIGMTADVEFQAGKSEIKTLVPTVAIVTRQGEPGLLLVGEKQQPLFQKVELGYSSGSKTAIIKGILPGEQFFIDLPPWAKRKSN; encoded by the coding sequence TTGTCATTCCTTTTAGTAATGACAGGAGGTGGGGTTCTATGGAAATTAGGACTAGGGGAAGAAAATTCTAGAGATATAACAAGCTACACAATGACTGCTGAGCAAGGAATGCTTTCTTCCGTTATTAATGCAAGTGGAGAGTTAGGAGCTATCAAACGTATAAATATTAATCCAGACAGGCAAGGCTTAATTGAAGAGATCTATATTGAAGAAGGAGATTCAGTAAAAATGGGGCAAGTCATTGCAAAGATAGTAGACAAGGGACTCCCATTTCGGCTGAATGAATTAAATGCTGAGTTTGAAAATAAAAAATCTGCCTATGACAGGAGAAAAAAACTTTTTACAGAAGGTGCTATTAGCGCTGAAAAATATAATGAATTTCAAAGAGATTATCTAACAAGCAAAGCTCGTCTTGATCAAATAAAAGTTGAAAAAGAGCAATTATTAATTAAAGCTCCTTTCTCAGGGGTTATTACAGCACGTTATGCAGAACCAGGTTCATACGTTTCGCCAAACTCTCAAGCCTCGACTAATCAAAGCTCAAGCAAAAGGTCCGTCGTGGAGATTTCATACGGTCTTCAAGTAATAGCAAAGGTTCCTGAAAGTGATATAGGCCGTATAAGCAAAGGTCAACAAGCAACTATTCGAGTTGAAGCATTCCCAGATGAAATATTTGACTCTGTTGTAGAAAATATTTCCCCAAGAGCTATTAAGGATAATAATGTGACTTCATTTGAAGTAAAACTCTCTTTAGTGGAGCCGCCCCAGAAACTACTGATTGGTATGACCGCAGATGTTGAATTCCAAGCAGGGAAAAGTGAAATAAAGACACTAGTGCCAACTGTTGCCATCGTGACTAGGCAAGGAGAGCCAGGGCTGTTACTTGTAGGGGAAAAACAGCAACCTCTTTTCCAAAAAGTAGAACTCGGCTATAGCAGTGGAAGTAAAACAGCAATTATTAAAGGAATACTTCCTGGAGAGCAATTTTTTATAGATTTACCGCCATGGGCGAAAAGAAAAAGCAACTAA
- the polA gene encoding DNA polymerase I, giving the protein MSQKQSRPILLLVDGHSLAFRSFYAFSKGGEGGLTTKDGLPTSVTFGFLKSLLDNCKSLSPQGVTIAFDTAEPTFRHKADPNYKANRDVAPPTFFQDLEQLQTILKEDLRIPICTAPGYEADDVLGTLANKAAEDGWRVRILSGDRDLFQLVDDNRDIAIMYMGGGPYSKSGNPSLINELAVKEKLGVLPNKVIDLKALTGDSSDNIPGVKGVGPKTAINLLNENNDLDGVFQLLEVLEEKGEKAFQGSIKGAVKLKLRQGKENAYLSRKLAEILIEVPLKTSGFELTKINQESLANSLQDLELYSLYRQIPTFIATFSSGGFLANKSTASEKKNSIESINEKNYTKTKVNVENKMPILNPRVINNKSQLTELLEVLSECTQSSKPVAIDTETTSLNPCQAELVGVGICWGEGIDEIAYIPVGHNSSELITNTEHDKQLPLLEVIQALSPWLGSSQHPKVLQNTKYDRLVFLQYGIPLEGVVMDTLLADYILDASKKHSLEEMAKREFGFTPLNFKDLVKKGETFREVDIKTASLYCGMDVYLTRKLCFVIEQQLKGISGNLIDLLNQVELPLEPILANMEARGIRVDIPYLEKLSIELNKTLQSIEKKAYEITSNEFNLNSPKQLGEILFEQLELDKKKSRKTKTGWSTDANVLEKLEQDHPLVPMIIEHRTLSKLLSTYVDALPQLVEKETGRVHTDFNQAVTATGRLSSSNPNLQNIPIRTNFSRRIRKAFLPREDWVLLSADYSQIELRILAHLSEEEFLQQAYRNGDDVHELTAKRLLDKQSINADERRLGKTINFGVIYGMGFQRFARSTGVSQTEAKDFLNRYKDQYPKVFSFLELQERLALSQGYVETLLGRRRYFHFDKNGLGRLLGKNPMDIDLKLARRAGMEAQQLRAAANAPIQGSSADIIKVAMVQLDKKLKEASVPANLLLQVHDELVLEVEPSAMTKVRELVVKTMENAIHLSVPLTVESAVGKNWMDAK; this is encoded by the coding sequence ATGTCCCAAAAACAATCAAGGCCTATTTTACTTCTTGTAGATGGTCACTCGCTAGCTTTTCGAAGCTTTTACGCTTTTAGCAAAGGAGGTGAAGGGGGGTTGACGACAAAAGATGGTCTTCCAACAAGTGTTACATTTGGGTTTCTAAAAAGTCTATTAGATAACTGCAAAAGCCTTAGCCCACAAGGAGTAACGATTGCTTTTGATACAGCTGAGCCAACGTTTCGTCACAAAGCAGATCCAAACTACAAAGCCAATAGAGATGTTGCTCCTCCGACTTTCTTTCAAGACCTAGAGCAGCTACAAACAATCCTTAAAGAAGACCTAAGGATACCAATCTGTACAGCCCCTGGATATGAAGCAGATGACGTGCTTGGAACACTAGCGAACAAAGCTGCCGAAGACGGCTGGAGAGTGCGTATACTTTCTGGAGATAGAGACCTCTTCCAATTAGTAGATGATAATCGTGATATAGCAATCATGTATATGGGGGGTGGGCCTTACTCAAAAAGTGGTAATCCTTCCTTAATCAATGAATTGGCTGTCAAAGAAAAGCTTGGTGTTCTTCCTAACAAAGTTATCGACTTAAAGGCTCTTACTGGAGATAGTTCAGACAATATACCTGGAGTTAAAGGTGTTGGACCAAAAACAGCAATCAACCTTTTAAATGAAAATAATGATCTTGATGGAGTCTTTCAATTATTAGAAGTTCTCGAAGAGAAAGGAGAGAAAGCTTTCCAGGGTTCAATCAAAGGAGCTGTGAAATTAAAACTTAGGCAAGGTAAAGAGAATGCCTACCTTTCTAGAAAGCTCGCCGAAATCTTAATCGAAGTTCCTTTGAAAACATCAGGTTTTGAATTAACCAAAATAAATCAAGAAAGTCTTGCGAACTCCTTACAAGATCTTGAATTATACAGTCTTTATAGGCAAATACCAACTTTTATAGCAACATTTTCATCTGGTGGTTTTTTAGCAAACAAATCAACAGCAAGTGAGAAAAAGAACTCAATAGAGAGTATTAACGAGAAGAACTATACAAAAACAAAAGTCAATGTCGAAAATAAGATGCCAATTTTAAATCCAAGAGTAATTAATAACAAATCCCAGCTTACTGAACTTCTTGAAGTCCTATCAGAATGCACTCAATCATCTAAGCCAGTAGCTATTGATACTGAGACAACTAGTTTAAATCCCTGCCAAGCAGAGCTTGTAGGTGTAGGCATATGTTGGGGAGAAGGTATTGATGAGATAGCCTATATACCTGTGGGACATAATTCTAGCGAGCTTATAACGAACACTGAACATGATAAGCAGCTACCTCTTCTCGAAGTTATCCAAGCTTTATCTCCATGGCTTGGCAGTTCTCAACATCCTAAAGTCCTTCAGAATACAAAATATGACCGATTAGTCTTTCTTCAATATGGCATACCTCTAGAAGGAGTTGTCATGGATACTCTCCTGGCTGATTACATACTTGATGCTAGTAAGAAACATAGTTTAGAAGAAATGGCCAAAAGGGAATTTGGCTTTACGCCACTTAACTTCAAAGACCTTGTTAAGAAAGGGGAAACCTTCAGAGAGGTTGATATTAAGACTGCAAGCCTGTACTGCGGAATGGATGTATATCTAACAAGAAAGCTTTGTTTTGTAATTGAACAACAATTGAAAGGTATTAGTGGAAATCTTATTGATCTTTTAAATCAAGTAGAGCTCCCGCTAGAGCCAATACTTGCAAATATGGAAGCCAGGGGGATAAGAGTGGACATACCTTACCTAGAAAAACTTTCGATTGAGTTAAATAAAACACTGCAAAGTATCGAAAAGAAAGCTTATGAAATTACAAGCAATGAATTCAACCTAAACTCTCCAAAGCAATTGGGTGAAATACTCTTTGAGCAATTAGAACTGGACAAAAAGAAATCTCGCAAAACAAAAACAGGCTGGAGTACTGATGCAAATGTTTTAGAAAAACTAGAGCAAGACCATCCACTTGTACCAATGATCATAGAGCACCGAACCCTAAGCAAACTTCTCAGCACATACGTAGATGCCTTGCCACAATTAGTAGAAAAAGAAACTGGAAGAGTACATACCGATTTCAATCAAGCAGTTACAGCTACTGGTAGATTAAGCAGTAGCAATCCTAATTTACAAAACATTCCTATTCGAACAAACTTTAGTAGACGTATTCGGAAGGCATTTTTACCTAGGGAAGATTGGGTGCTGTTAAGTGCAGATTATTCCCAAATAGAACTTCGTATACTTGCCCATCTCTCAGAAGAGGAGTTCCTTCAACAAGCCTATCGTAATGGAGACGATGTTCATGAATTAACGGCAAAGCGTTTATTGGATAAACAGTCAATAAATGCCGACGAAAGAAGACTAGGTAAAACAATCAATTTTGGGGTTATCTATGGAATGGGCTTTCAACGTTTTGCTCGTTCAACTGGTGTTTCACAAACAGAGGCCAAAGATTTTCTAAATAGATATAAAGATCAGTATCCAAAGGTATTCTCTTTTTTAGAGCTTCAAGAAAGACTTGCGCTCAGTCAAGGTTATGTAGAAACTCTACTTGGTCGTAGAAGGTATTTTCATTTCGACAAAAATGGTTTAGGAAGACTATTAGGAAAAAACCCTATGGATATTGATCTTAAACTTGCCCGACGGGCTGGAATGGAAGCACAACAACTACGAGCAGCAGCAAATGCTCCAATTCAAGGTTCTAGTGCTGACATTATTAAAGTAGCCATGGTCCAATTGGATAAAAAATTAAAAGAAGCATCAGTACCTGCAAATTTGCTATTGCAAGTCCATGATGAATTAGTTTTAGAAGTAGAGCCGTCAGCAATGACAAAAGTTCGAGAGTTAGTTGTAAAAACAATGGAAAATGCTATTCATCTTAGCGTTCCTCTAACTGTAGAATCTGCAGTTGGCAAAAATTGGATGGATGCAAAATAA
- a CDS encoding alpha/beta hydrolase: MAVEVDGSCQVINDLGIDPFRQRFPWIGGDLQTLRDSFVTDELLSQNGEVLKIKIPPLPNGGDTSGYLMALLNRPSESSEMRGVVLMLHGLGGSSRRRGLRRMALKLLNAGFVILRLNLRGAIPGRDLVAGTYAAKCNSDLIPVIVKAREICDLLWKQNDITTSYIPLFGVGISLGGTILLNACFELINHPFIPQPPLDGLVCISSPLDLVACSAAIEQPRNKFYQKWLLQRLVKQTLADPFGVKPFEREALTDERSISASKITSIRDFDSVITAPRWGFNNVDEYYKNASPLSTLCQNPAGIPETLFIQSLDDPWVPPDAAIELFKKTQKLGCNSKIEVCITSNGGHNGFHGIGGCWGDELVKRWLLKF, encoded by the coding sequence TTGGCAGTAGAAGTTGATGGTTCTTGTCAGGTTATTAATGATCTTGGAATAGATCCCTTTAGGCAGAGATTCCCTTGGATAGGAGGAGACCTTCAAACTTTAAGGGATTCATTTGTTACTGATGAGTTGCTCTCGCAAAATGGCGAGGTCTTGAAAATTAAGATACCTCCTCTGCCTAATGGTGGTGATACCAGCGGCTACTTAATGGCACTTTTGAATAGACCTAGTGAGTCCTCTGAGATGCGTGGTGTTGTTCTTATGCTTCATGGACTAGGGGGGTCTAGCCGTAGAAGAGGTTTGAGACGTATGGCTTTAAAGCTTTTAAACGCAGGCTTCGTTATTTTGCGATTGAATCTTAGAGGTGCTATTCCTGGGAGAGATTTAGTTGCTGGAACATATGCAGCCAAGTGTAATAGTGATTTAATCCCCGTAATAGTTAAAGCTAGGGAGATTTGCGATCTATTATGGAAACAAAATGATATTACAACAAGTTATATACCTCTATTTGGAGTAGGTATTTCTTTAGGAGGAACAATTCTTCTTAATGCTTGCTTTGAGTTGATTAACCATCCCTTCATCCCTCAGCCGCCTTTAGATGGGTTGGTTTGTATCAGTAGTCCGTTAGATTTAGTTGCATGCAGTGCGGCAATAGAACAGCCACGAAATAAGTTTTATCAAAAGTGGCTTTTGCAGCGTTTAGTTAAGCAAACACTTGCGGACCCTTTTGGAGTTAAGCCTTTTGAGAGAGAAGCTTTGACAGATGAAAGAAGTATTTCTGCTTCAAAGATTACGTCAATTAGGGACTTCGACTCTGTTATTACAGCCCCAAGATGGGGATTTAATAATGTGGATGAATACTATAAAAATGCTTCTCCGTTAAGCACTCTTTGTCAAAATCCTGCGGGTATTCCTGAAACTCTTTTCATTCAATCACTCGATGACCCTTGGGTTCCACCTGATGCAGCTATTGAACTATTTAAGAAAACACAAAAACTTGGTTGCAACTCCAAGATAGAAGTTTGCATTACTTCTAATGGAGGACATAACGGATTTCATGGAATTGGTGGATGCTGGGGTGATGAACTTGTAAAGCGCTGGCTGCTAAAGTTTTGA
- a CDS encoding NAD(P)(+) transhydrogenase (Re/Si-specific) subunit beta — protein MTFTEILKYSIDLIAVLLLALGIKGLSKVRSAREANRLAAVAMLLAVVGLLINALGDTGITISSWVWIIIGSLIGGVLGMITAKRVSMTAMPETVALFNGCGGMSSLLVALGVALFSNTNAELNGGLIDKISIAISVFVGAITFSGSIVAMAKLRGWLSTPSWMESKFRHVINIGLAVMSCIGIIEVLFGGATGLPLLVVSSSLLGIGVTLSIGGADMPVVISLLNSYSGVAAAAAGFVVRSQLLIVAGAMVGAAGLILTQVMCNGMNRSLISVLFGGALAANSTSGSNGSGEYLNITSCSVEECALTLEAAERVVIVPGYGLAVAQAQHTLREVTRSLENNGIEVKYAIHPVAGRMPGHMNVLLAEADVPYEQLMEMDIINPEFPATDVVLVLGANDVVNPQAKNDSTSPLYGMPVLDVQEARTVFVVKRGMSAGYSGIKNDLFELPNTSMVFGDAKKVLGDLLVELKELGIGSRS, from the coding sequence ATGACTTTCACTGAAATTCTTAAATACTCTATTGACCTTATTGCTGTACTCCTTTTGGCTTTAGGCATTAAGGGGCTTTCAAAAGTTCGTTCTGCTAGGGAGGCCAATCGTTTGGCAGCTGTTGCAATGCTTCTGGCAGTTGTAGGTCTATTAATTAATGCTTTAGGAGATACAGGGATAACAATCAGTTCTTGGGTGTGGATAATTATTGGTTCCTTAATAGGTGGTGTCCTGGGAATGATTACTGCTAAACGGGTTTCTATGACGGCAATGCCAGAAACAGTTGCTTTATTTAATGGTTGTGGAGGAATGTCTTCCTTATTGGTTGCTTTGGGAGTGGCACTTTTCTCTAATACAAATGCCGAGTTGAATGGGGGATTGATTGACAAAATATCTATTGCTATTTCTGTTTTTGTTGGAGCGATTACTTTCTCTGGTTCAATCGTTGCCATGGCGAAGTTGCGAGGATGGCTTTCCACTCCTTCATGGATGGAAAGCAAATTTCGTCATGTAATCAATATTGGTCTAGCCGTAATGTCTTGTATCGGGATTATTGAAGTTTTATTTGGAGGAGCAACTGGCCTGCCCTTATTGGTTGTTAGTTCAAGCTTGCTTGGTATTGGTGTCACCCTCTCAATCGGAGGAGCTGATATGCCAGTAGTTATCTCATTATTGAATAGCTACTCGGGTGTAGCAGCAGCAGCAGCAGGTTTTGTCGTTAGAAGTCAACTTTTGATTGTGGCAGGAGCAATGGTTGGAGCTGCAGGCTTAATACTTACTCAAGTTATGTGTAACGGAATGAATAGGTCTTTGATTTCTGTTTTGTTTGGCGGAGCACTTGCTGCTAACTCAACTTCTGGAAGTAATGGTTCCGGAGAGTATCTGAACATAACAAGTTGTAGTGTTGAAGAATGTGCTTTAACACTTGAAGCCGCCGAACGTGTTGTAATTGTTCCCGGTTATGGACTTGCTGTTGCCCAGGCTCAACATACGCTCAGGGAGGTTACTAGATCATTAGAAAATAATGGAATCGAAGTGAAGTATGCGATCCACCCAGTAGCCGGTCGTATGCCAGGACATATGAATGTCCTTTTAGCAGAAGCAGATGTTCCTTATGAACAATTAATGGAAATGGATATTATTAATCCTGAGTTTCCTGCAACAGATGTTGTTCTTGTTCTTGGGGCAAACGATGTAGTCAATCCACAAGCAAAGAATGATTCAACTTCGCCGTTGTATGGGATGCCAGTACTGGATGTTCAAGAAGCTCGTACAGTTTTTGTAGTTAAAAGAGGAATGAGTGCAGGTTATTCAGGAATAAAGAATGATTTGTTTGAGCTGCCTAATACTTCAATGGTCTTTGGAGATGCAAAGAAGGTTTTAGGAGATCTTTTAGTTGAGCTTAAGGAGTTAGGAATTGGCAGTAGAAGTTGA
- the ychF gene encoding redox-regulated ATPase YchF — translation MLKAGIVGLPNVGKSTLFNALVANAKAQAANFPFCTIEPNVGTVSVPDKRLNLLAELNCSKEIIPTRIEFVDIAGLVKGASQGEGLGNKFLSNIREVDAIVHVVRCFEDENVIHVSGSVDPIRDVEVINLELALADIGQINKRRDRLKKQVRASQEAQLEDNALGSVLVALEDGKAARNVELSVEEKLIIKPLGLLTLKPIIYAINLSEDDLCKGNTYSQAIIDFASKEQSQHVYISAQVESELIDLGEAERNDYLDGLGVKEGGLKSLIKASYDLLGLRTYFTSGEKESRAWTIKAGMTAPQAAGVIHSDFEKGFIRAQTIGYEKLIEAGSFVEAKNKGWLRSEGKEYIVEEGDVMEFLFNV, via the coding sequence ATGCTTAAAGCTGGAATAGTTGGACTTCCTAACGTAGGGAAATCAACTTTATTTAATGCGCTTGTAGCAAATGCAAAAGCTCAAGCTGCTAATTTCCCTTTTTGTACGATTGAACCAAATGTTGGAACAGTCTCTGTCCCAGATAAGAGGCTAAATTTGCTTGCAGAACTTAATTGCAGTAAAGAAATAATTCCTACAAGAATCGAATTTGTTGATATAGCTGGACTTGTTAAAGGTGCCAGTCAGGGAGAAGGACTAGGCAATAAGTTTTTATCCAACATTCGTGAAGTGGATGCAATTGTGCATGTTGTTCGATGTTTCGAAGATGAGAATGTTATACATGTATCTGGCTCAGTGGATCCTATTAGAGATGTAGAGGTCATTAATTTAGAGTTAGCCCTAGCGGATATTGGTCAAATTAATAAAAGAAGAGATCGACTAAAGAAGCAAGTCAGAGCAAGTCAGGAGGCCCAGCTTGAGGACAATGCTTTGGGAAGTGTTCTTGTTGCACTTGAAGACGGTAAAGCAGCGCGAAATGTTGAATTGTCAGTTGAAGAAAAGTTGATAATTAAGCCTTTAGGTCTCCTTACCTTAAAGCCTATTATTTATGCAATTAATCTAAGTGAAGATGATCTTTGTAAGGGTAATACCTATTCTCAAGCAATCATTGACTTTGCTTCTAAGGAGCAATCACAGCATGTATATATTTCAGCTCAAGTTGAATCTGAGTTGATCGATTTAGGTGAAGCTGAGCGAAATGATTATCTTGATGGACTTGGTGTAAAGGAGGGTGGGCTTAAAAGTTTAATCAAGGCTTCTTATGACTTATTGGGCTTGAGAACATATTTTACTAGTGGTGAGAAAGAAAGTAGAGCCTGGACTATTAAGGCAGGGATGACTGCTCCTCAGGCAGCAGGTGTTATCCATAGTGATTTTGAGAAAGGTTTTATTCGCGCTCAAACGATTGGATATGAAAAACTTATAGAGGCTGGTTCTTTTGTTGAAGCAAAAAATAAGGGTTGGTTAAGAAGTGAAGGCAAGGAGTATATTGTAGAAGAAGGTGATGTCATGGAGTTCTTATTTAATGTATAG